The DNA region GGCGTGCAGCCCTCGCCTTCACCGCTGTACCAGTGCTGTCCGTCCGGGTTGTAGCACCACGCGGTCTGCGCGCCGGGTTGAGTCGCCCCTGCCGGTGTGGTGGTCAGCACGGGAGCAGCGGTGGTGGTGACCTCGGGTTCAGTGGCGGCGACCACGGGTGCCTGTGGCTGCTGGGCCTTGACGGCCTTCGCGGCGGTGGTCGTGGTGACGACAGGCGCGGCAGCGGCCGGGGCGGCGGTGGTCGTGGTCGTGGCCGTGGTCGACGCGGTGCTGACCGGCGTCGTGGCCTGGACCTGGACAACGTCCCCGGCGGGCTGGACCGGCTGCTGCTCGGGTGCGTTGCCGCCGAACGCGATGGCGAGGCTGACGACGGCGGCACCGACCGCGGCGAACACGCCGCCGATCGCGAGCTTGGACTGCATGTGATCTCCCCTGGTCACGGGCCGACAGGCCCGACCCGCATATCGGAAAGGACGCACCTGCCGCTACCTCGGTTGCGGGCAGTCACCCAAATGGAGGCATGACTAGTGGACCGAGGAGGGCGGGGTGAATGAACTCGCTGCGCTGCTCACAGCCGTCGGGGGACTGGTCACCGCGATCGGCGGGACGTTCGCGCTGGTGTGGACGACCGTCCGCACGTCGAAACGTGAGCGTGAGTCGGCCGCGCCCACGGTGGCACAGGAACTGGCCGACGCGATGCGCGATGGGGACCTCACCGCGGACGAGCTCGAGGGGATCGCGAAAGGGATGCGCGAACGAGGTGAGCAGCAACCGTGACCGCTGACGACGTGGCGGCGAAGATCGCCGCCGAGACACCTGGTCGACTGAAGGATCACCGCGGGCACCGGGCGATGTGGGCCGCCATCGGCATCACCGTGCTCGGCCTGCTGGTCGCTGTCCTCGCCGCGGTTGTCTACGTGGGCGAGACGCGGAGCCGGGACGCCGATCAGGACCGCACCATCTCGGCGTTGGAGGCCGTCGCCGAGGACAACGGGGCGATCGCCCGCCAGCTGTCGGAGCAGATCCGCGGCATGGGTGGCACACCGGCTGTGGTGGCTCCGGAGCCGGGTGAGCGTGGACCGCGCGGCGAGCCGGGCGAGATCGGCCGGACGGGCCTTCCCGGAAGGGATGGTCGTGATGGCGTCGACGGCCAGTCGCCGCCGTGTCTGGCTGAGCCCACACAGTGTCGCGGCACGGACGGCGTTGACGGGCGTAACGGCGTCGACGGGCGTGACGGTGCCAACGGCACCCCCGGCGTCGACGGCTCGCCTGGTGCGGACGGCGCCCCGGGTGAGCGGGGCCCCGACGGCGCACCGGGGCCGACGTGCCCAACGGGGTACGAGCCGCGTCCTGCGCTGATCGTCGGGCCGGACGGCTCCACCTATCAGGGTGTGGCGTGTGTCGACCCGAGCACGTCCACGCCGCCGCTTCCCGGCAATGGCAACCGAAGGAGCTGACCCGAGTGATCCCGACGAAGAACTTCTCGTCCCGCGGAGGCGCGACGGTACGGCTGATCGTCGCGCACACGGCCGAGGCCGCGCGCACCGCCGAGGCGCTGGGCAACTACTTCGCCAACGTGTCGCGCAACTCGTCGAGTCACGTCGGCATCGACCACGACGGCACCGTGCCCTACGTCGACTACGACAAGGCGGCCTGGACCCTGCGGTCCGGCAACGCGATCAGCGACAACGCCGAACTGTGCGCCTACGCGATGATGACCCGCGATCAATGGCTCTCGACCGAGACGATCAGCTTCTGGCACCCCGGCCTGAAGAGGACGGTGTGGGTCGACAACCCGCGGGCCATCCTCGAACGCACCGCACAGTGGATCGCGGAACGGTGCCGTGCGCGCGGCATCCCGCTGCGGAAGCTCACCCCGAAGCAGGTCGCCGCCGGTGAGGCCGGGGTCATCGGGCACATCGACTGGACGCTCGGCATGGACGACGGCAGCCACGTGGACCCCGGCGACAACTTCCCGTGGGACCACGTCATGGCCCGGGCCGGGGCCTACTTCAATAACACCGAGGAGGACGACATGCTCGATGACGAACGGAACGCGGTGATTTCGACCCACGCGGCCATCTTCTACAAGGGTGGCGCGCAGGGCGATCAGTCCATCATCGAGCGCCTGGTCGAGGCGCAGCGCAACGGGCGCGCCACTCTGGTGAAGCTCGACGCGCTGGCCGGGGTCCTGTCCGACGACGAAGCAAACATCCTCGCCGCCCTGCGCTCTGACTCCGCCCAGGACTCGCAGGCCGTCGCCGAGCAGCTCGCGCCGCTGCTGCTCGAAGGCGGGCTGCTCACGCGGCTGTCCGATGAGGACATCGCACGCGTCGTGGAACGCGGAGCCGACGAGCAGGATCGCCGCGCCCGCGAGCGCGCCAACCAGGAGGTGTGACCGCATGTCCATTCAGATCACGGCGAAAGTCATCTGCCAGTCCAAGCAGGCGCACGGTGAGGACGAGGTCTCGCTGACGTTCCAGGCGGACTATGAGGACGGCCGCAACAAGGAGTGGGCGAAGTACACGCCGTCGATGTCCATCTCGACCACGATGCGTGGCTCGGTCGGCGACCACTTCGAGCCCGGCAAGTCCTACCTGCTGACGTTCACCCCGGAGGAGGTGTGATGGGCGCGCCCATCGAGGACCTGGACCGGCCGCGGCCGGTCCGCATCACCGCATTCGCCGGCCTCCTGGCTCAAGCGCTGCTCGTTGTCGCAGCGCTGATCTGGGCGCTGTCGCCAGCGCTGGTCGCCGCCATCGTCGGCGTCATCGCCGTCGCGCAGACCGGCGGCTGGCTGTGGGTGGAGAAACAGGTGACGCCGATCTCGGAGCCGCGCAACGACGACGGTGTGCTGCTCGTGCCCCTGAACCCGCGCTCGGCGCGAGAGGTCTGAGGAGAACGTTATGGGCTTCACCGACACCGCCAAGCAGACGGCGCTGGACGCCGTGGCCGCGGCCGCGGCGTGGATCACCTTGCACACGGCGGATCCCGGCACCACCGGGGCCAGCGAGGTCGCGGGCGGCGCCTACACGCGCGAGCAGACGACGTGGGCCGCGTTCGCTGGCGGTTCCCGCGTGGGCTCCCAGGTGACGTTCGACGTCCCGGCCGGGGTGACCATCACCCACTGGGGGATCCGCACCGCCGCTTCGGGCGGAACCTTCTACTACGGCGGGACCCTGTCCGCGTCCGAGACCTTCGGCGCGGCCGGACAGTACCTGTTCACGCCGACGCTGACCGCCACCGGCTGAGCGAACTGTGGCCGACTACACGGCGTTCCCCAGCGCGACCGGACCCGGATCTTCGGTCGCCGACTCGCCGGTCAACCTGGGCGTCGAGTTCAAAGTCACCTCGACCGCCTGGCTCAAGGGGATCCGGTTCTGGCGCGCGGACACCGACCAGGACGGCTCGATCCAATGCCGCTGCTACCAGGTGGTGACCTCCAGTACCGGCAGCGCGGTGTCCGGATCGGACGGATCGTTCACACTGACCGGCACCGGGTGGCAGGACGTCATTTACGGCACACCGATCGCGCTGACCGTCGAGCAGCGGTACAAGGCGATCTGCCACTTCCCGTCCGGTCTGTGCTTCACCGCGAACTACTTCAACGCCGGTGGCCCGGCCGAGAACGGCATCACGAACGGGCCGCTGCACGTGTTCGGCACCAGCACGGCCACCGGCGGATTCCAGGGCAGCTACAACTACAACAGCGGCCTTGCCTACACCGACAACGGGGTCGCGACGAACTACTGGGTCACGCCCATCGTGACCGACACCGACCCCGCCGGGCATCCGCCCGGCAACGGCACCGCCACGCTCGCGCTGTCCACGTCGCGGACCGGCGTGAAAGTCGCAACCGGGATCGGCGCCGCGGCCCTCGCCCTGTCCGCGTCGGGTGCGGGCATCGCGAGTCGGAGCGGTCTTGCCGCCGCCCAGCTCGGCCTCGCCGCGTCCGCTGCGGGTGTCCACCGCGGCACCGGCGCCCGCTCCTCCCCGCTGAACCTGGCGGCATCGGGCATCGGGCATCATCGTGGCGTCGGTGCCCGCGCGGCGGTACTTGGTCTGTCGGCGTCGGGCGCGCTGCCGGGCCAGGATGTCGACGTGGTGGTCGGCCCGCTGGAGACCAGGTGGGCCATGGTCCTGGACTCGGGCCGGTGGCGGATGGAGGAGGACGCATGAGGATCTCGTCGCAGGCCACCGAGTACCTGCGGGCGCTCGTCACGGTCGACGGCGCGACACCGCCGCCATCCGACCTGGTGCACTTCGCGTTCCTGGCGGCGGGGTGGCCGGTGCCGTCGACGACATGGCACGTCGGGGCGTGGGTCGACGGGAAGGCGAGGATCCTCGTCGGCCCGGGCGCCGGCGGCCTGGTGGTCCCGCTCGGCTCCTACAGGGTGTTCCTGCGGGTGACGGACAACCCTGAGATCCCGATCGACCAGGTGGGGCAACTCACCATCTACTGACCATCCCCGGGCGCGACGCGGCCCCCGCTGGACCTTCACCGGTCCGGCGGGGGCCGCTTTCGTCATGCCAGGTTCAGTAGAAGCGGGTGTGGGAGACGGCCTTCGTCGGGCCGTAGCGGTGCCACAGGTACGCGGGGAGGTAGCCGACCATCGCCCAGATGCCGAGGCTGTAGAGCGACCAGCGGATGTGATGGCCGTGCGGGAACGGCGGCCGCGTCTTGGTGATCGAGCCGGTGAACTGCTGGGGCATCGGCTGCTGCGGCGCCCAGTACTGCTGCTGGGGCGGCGGGTAGCCGTAGCCCTGCTGGCCGTAGGGCTGCTGTGGTGGAGCCTGGTACCCACCAGTCCACTGCTGCTGGGGCGGCGGCATCTGCCCGCCGTGCGCGTGGTGGGTGCTCGGGTCGTATCCCCCGGGATAGCTCATACGGGTTGCGTCGTCGCGATCTTGCTCGGCGTTACTTGGGTGAGGTGTCCCCCACCTGTGGACGAGGTGTGGATGGCGCCGTGCTCGGTGCGGTGTCGGCCTTGTGGAGGTCGGTGCGCTTGCCGCGGCCGGGCCGGTTGGCGTGCCAGGCGCGGACGTCGTCGGCGCGGTAGAGGCGGCTGCCGTGGTCGTCGCGGTAAGGCAGGGGGGCAGGCCCGCCGTGTCGGGACCAGTGGGAGCGCAGGGTCGTGGCGGTGACCCCGCAGTGTTCGGCGGCTTGGGCGGTGGTCCACGTTTCCATTTCCGAAACGTTACATCGCACCGATGCGTGGTGCAAGCGATCCGGACTGGTGGCTAAGCCAAACTCAAGAGTTGACTTTGCATCGCACCGATGTATAGTTAGAGGTGTCAGGGAGACGACCGGAGGAGACCAAGATGGCCGCCAAGACCACCACCAAGAAGACCGCCGACAAGGCCGCCATCCGCGACACCTTCGCCGCAGTCTACGAGATGGTCCGCGAGGACGTCCGCGACGAGTCCATCGCCGAGTTCCGCAAGTACGTCGCGATCGAACTCCGCGCGTACCTCAAGGCCGGCGACCTGGACGACGACATCGAGCCCGCGGGCGGCGTCACCGCCGACTGGAAGGCCGGGTTCCTCGCGGCGACCAAGCTCATCGGTGACATCAACTTCGACTTCTAGACCGACCGGCCGAGGCGGGGGCCCACCCCCGCCCCCACTCCGGACAGTTTCCCTGACGACAAACCGTTCCGAGGATCACAACCACAGGAGGCAGCAATGGGCAAGGACAAGGGCAACGACAAGAGCAAGCCCGCCAAGTACGGCGCGATCGTCGGCCCCGGCAAGGACGGCACCCACAACGCGATGGTGGTCGAGAAGGGGACCGGCAAGAGCGCGGGCTTCTCCGTGGGTGGCTACCCGAGCGCAAAGGCTGCGGGCGACGCCGTCAAGGACGTGGTCGACGGGCTGAACGAGGACGACCAGCAGGAGCCGTAGCCGCTCGGCAGGCCGCGACGTCTGGCGATCACGCCCCCGGTCGGGTGAGACTGGGGGCGTGCACGCCGTCATCGACACCATCACCGGCCAGCGGATCTGCCTGACCCCGGACCTGGACCGCGCGGAGGCCGCGGCGGTGTCCGAGCAGCATGTGGTCGTCGACGCGTGGGATGCGCGGCACCTGC from Alloactinosynnema sp. L-07 includes:
- a CDS encoding N-acetylmuramoyl-L-alanine amidase; this translates as MIPTKNFSSRGGATVRLIVAHTAEAARTAEALGNYFANVSRNSSSHVGIDHDGTVPYVDYDKAAWTLRSGNAISDNAELCAYAMMTRDQWLSTETISFWHPGLKRTVWVDNPRAILERTAQWIAERCRARGIPLRKLTPKQVAAGEAGVIGHIDWTLGMDDGSHVDPGDNFPWDHVMARAGAYFNNTEEDDMLDDERNAVISTHAAIFYKGGAQGDQSIIERLVEAQRNGRATLVKLDALAGVLSDDEANILAALRSDSAQDSQAVAEQLAPLLLEGGLLTRLSDEDIARVVERGADEQDRRARERANQEV
- a CDS encoding DUF4082 domain-containing protein, which codes for MADYTAFPSATGPGSSVADSPVNLGVEFKVTSTAWLKGIRFWRADTDQDGSIQCRCYQVVTSSTGSAVSGSDGSFTLTGTGWQDVIYGTPIALTVEQRYKAICHFPSGLCFTANYFNAGGPAENGITNGPLHVFGTSTATGGFQGSYNYNSGLAYTDNGVATNYWVTPIVTDTDPAGHPPGNGTATLALSTSRTGVKVATGIGAAALALSASGAGIASRSGLAAAQLGLAASAAGVHRGTGARSSPLNLAASGIGHHRGVGARAAVLGLSASGALPGQDVDVVVGPLETRWAMVLDSGRWRMEEDA